The Candidatus Saccharibacteria bacterium sequence CGTGCAGGTGGCGCAGGCAAAGGGTGTGAGCGTGCAGCGCACAGCGTCGTTTGTGGAAGAACTGGCGATTTTGCCAGATGAAATCGAAAAGGTGATAAAAAGCCATATCAAAGAAATGGCGAAAGTCGCAAAAAAGTACGCCAAGTATGATCACGCACTATATTTAGGACGTGACACGCTATTTCCGGCTGCGCTTGAGGGTGCGCTAAAATTAAAGGAAATTTCATATATCCAGGCGGAAGGCTACGCGACAGGCGAGCTAAAACATGGTCCGATTGCTCTTATCGACGACAGGTTTTTCGAAGTAATGCTTCTTATGGAGGGTTGGCTTTACGATAAGTCTATCAGCGGTCTTTCCGAGATTAACGCCCGTGGTGGCCATGTTGTTGTATTTACAAACAGTAAAAAGGATGTGGATGCCGAAACGGTTGTCCGGATCGATACGAAACTTGATGTTCTCGCGCCGATTGCTATAAACGTATTACAGCAACTATTTGCTTATTATGTAGCAGTTGGCCGCGGTAATGATGTGGATCAACCGCGAAATCTTGCAAAAAGCGTTACCGTAGAATAGATTTGACTTTTATCATTGTAACTTCCCCTTTTATCACCTATGATTTAAGGATAAAAGGGGAAAACCATGACCGAAAACGAACAGCCAGAAATCGAAGAAACCCACGCGCCAGAGACTCATCTGAGCGTTGCAAAGAAAAACTCATTCAAAGAGCGGATGGGGCGATTTTTCGGGTCTAAAAAAGGCAAAGTTGTTTCGGTTTTGGTTGCTTTGGTGGTCATTGCTGGCGTGATTTATGCTATTCCTGCGTCTCGTTATGCAATTGCCGGATCGTTTATTAAACGGAATGTTCATATTGCAGTTACCGATTCGACGACTCAAAAGCCTGTTAGCGACGCCGAATTAGTGCTCGGGAGTTTTACAGCGAAGACCGATGCGAACGGAGTTGTTGATATCTCGAATGTCCCTGCGGGCGAGTATACTTTGCGAGTGACGAAGGCGTATTACACCGACATGAACCAGGCCTACGAGGTGCCGGTATTTGGTGAGGCTAAAGAAGTAAAGGCATCACTTGTCGCTACGGGGCGCCAGGTGGTTGTGAGTGTAACGAATAAAATCACAAAAGCAGCGCTAATGGGCGCGACCGTATCTGTTGGCGGTATTACATCTGTCACTAACGACAAGGGTATTGCCACGATGGTATTGCCAGCAGACAAAGACACTTTCGACGGCAAAGTGATGCGCGATGGCTATAATGAAGCGACAGTTAAAGTAAAGGCGAGCGACCAATCAGACGCAAATGTCTTTACAGCTACCCCTAGCGGATCGCTTTTTTACCTCAGTAAAAAATCTGGAAAGATTGATGTCATGAAATCGAACCTTGACGGTAGTGGCGCGACCGTGATCGTTAAAGGTACTGGGAACGAATCAGATAATGACACTCGCCTCTTCCCATCATCGGACTGGCGATATCTCATGCTTTCAGCGCGACGCGACACAAGTTTTAAAGGACAATTATATCTTGTCGATACAAAGACAAATTCTTTGACACTTGTTGATAAAGGGAGTGATTCGTCGTTTAGTCCGGTAGGATGGTCGGATCATACTTTCGTCTACAGTATTTATCGTAATAGCAAGCGGAATTGGGAGAGCGGACGCTATGCAATTAAGAGCTACGATATAAATACGTCAAAGATCGTAAGTATTGCAGAATCTCAGGGTTCTGGCACGCAGGTAAAGTACGAGTACGAGCGGCTCGATGGACCAATTATCGTAGACGGTAAACTGGCATACTCGATATCTTGGGAGCGTGGCGAGGCAATGTATTCAAAAACCACTAAAAAGAATGCCGTCGTCACCGTAAATATTGACGGCACGAACAAGGTTAAAATCAAAGAGTTCTCAATGAATTATTACGGAAACGTACAACTGCGCTACATGTCGCCGGTTAAGTTTAGTATCCAAGCTTCTTCTGATAATAAAGCTAATCAATACTTTCAATACGATAGCGGCAACGTATCAACGCTAAACACCACAGACGAGACATACTGGGATACAAGCTATCCGCTTCGACGAACCTCTCCTGACGGCGAGAAAACCTTGTGGTATGAGGCACGAGACGGCAAAAACAGTATCTTTTTAGGAAATAGTGCTGGTGCTGCTGGCAAGGAGATCGCTACAGAGTCAGACTATACAGTGTTTGGCTGGTATAGTGACGATTACATTTTACTAACGAAAAACAGTAGTGAATTATATATCGCGGCCGTAAACAAAGCAGAGGATGGCATGACAACACCTGTTAAGGTAGCAAATTATCACAAGGCGGCGGGCTACTGGGGGTACGGCGGCCAATAGTTAGCGGCTGTTGTCGCTAACTATTTTGCGGATTTTTGTAATAAATAATCCCTTGTCGAATCGCTTGGCTTTTCGGCGCAAAGTGCCGGGTAGGAACGTTGTCTGCTCGGCCTTTTGTATTGCCTCAGCAATAGCGTTAACGCTTTGCTCGTAAAACAATATGCCGCTTTCACCGTCTTGCACGATATCAAGTGCCCCTGCTTTTCCATAGGTAATAACGGGTGCGCCAGCGGCAAGTGCTTCTACCTGTACGATTCCAAAATCTTCTTCGGCGGCATACATCCAGCCCTTGGCGTGATTGAGTGCTTTTTCAAGCTCGGCGTCTGATGCGTCGCCAAACCTATCGGTATAAAACGATACAGTAGGGCCTGCTATGGCCTCTAACTGGCCGTGTGCGGGACCGTTGCCAAAGACTTTAAGCGGGATGCCAAGCTTTGTACATGCAGCAACCACAAGGTCGTAGCGCTTGTAGGGGAGCTGTCTGCCCATGGTCATATAGTAATCACCACGCTCGCGGGCGGGTTCGAACCTATCGACATCTACCGGCGGGTGAACGACCGTTGCTGGCTTGCCGTAATACTGTTTAATACGCTTTTGCGTCTCGGTAGAGTTGGCGATAAAGACGTCTACTTTTTGCGCGGCTTCGTAGTCTAGTTTGCGCTGGTGTGGTACGAACAGCGGAATAAGCAGGCGAATGATAGGGTCGAGTTTGCCATAGCCAGGGTTCTTTTTGTACTCCTCGTAGTGGCTCCAGTAGTAGCGCGCAGGGGTGTGACAGTACGAGATAATTACTTGGTCTTTACGGGTTTTGCGTATTTGGTTTGCGTTTAAGTACGAGCTGGTAATAATAATATCAAACTCGCTAAGGTCGAGATCTTGGAACGCTTTTACCTGAAGTGTAGGGAAAAGCTTGTACATTTTGCGGATTTTTTTAGGCAATTTTTGTAGCCAGGTTGTGCGGACATCCAGCTTTTTAAACTCTGGCAGTACGCGATCTTCGTCGTAAATGGCGGTATAAATAGGTGCATCAGGAAATGCATTGTGCAGTTCGTAAACGACGCGTTCGGCTCCGCCCATAACAATTAAAAACTCAGCAACAATAGCAATCTTAGGTGCTGGCATTATTTGGCACCTCTTTTACGAAATACGACAGCGACGGTTTTGAACAGGATTTTAATATCCAGCCAGAAGCTCCAGTTTTGTGCGTAAAAAAGCTCTAGTTCAATACGTTCGTCGAACGATAGGTTGCTTCGCCCGGACACTTGCCATAGGCCGGTAACACCCGACTTAACACTGTGTAATAGCGCGGTGCGGTTGGGTGAAAACTTTGTTTCTTGCGGCAAGATAGGGCGAGGTCCAACAAGGCTTAGGTCGCCTTTTATGACATTGAAGAGTTGTGGTAATTCGTCGAGCGATGTTACGCGGAGGAACTGGCCAAACTTGGTGATGCGTGGATCGTGTACAACCTTGCGGTTTTTTTCGTACTCCTGCGCCAAGTCCTCGCGGCCCATTTCGCGGAACTCAATAGCGGCGTCGCGCTTGCCGTACTTTGCGCTCATGCTGCGGAATTTTATCAGGCGTACGGGTTCGGAGAACTTGCTTAGTCGCTTACTGACATAAAAGATAGGTCCAGGATTGAGGATTTTTTGCAGAATAATAAGCACGGCGAAAAGCGGCGACAAAACAACAATGAGAAGGAACGACACGATCACATCGAACACCTGTTTGGCGATTGCACCCCAACCCACTAGCGGCGTTTGGCTGACCGAAATCATAGGGTAGCCAAGGAATACGTCGACGGTGTTTTTACCGGAATAAAACTCGCCCTCACCCGGAATAAAGCTGTAACTGATATGATTTACCTGTGCTGCACCCAAAATTCGCTGGTTGCGCTCTGCCGATGCATAGAGATCGGTCTGAATGATAGTAGTGATGCGAAGTTGTTTGATTTGTTCAAGCGCCCTATCAACAGATGAAAAATGTTTTACGTCGAGGCCGGGCGGTAACACGCTTTTTGGGCCAGCAATGGCAACGATTTTGTAGCCACTACGGTAGGTGTTGGACAGGCTGTCGGCAATGTCGCGCGTGGCATCGCTATCGCCAATAACAAGCACCCGGCTGGTGCCATGGCCAAAATAAAACAGCATGCTGCGCGTAAGGCGAAGCAGCTCACGCTCTATAAGTATGAGGCTGAACGACCCAATAAGTGCATAAACGGCGACAAGCCTCGCTGGAAACAGGTGCTGGCCGCTAAAATATTCCCAGCCAATAACGATAAGAATACCGATAACAGTACCAATGGCGATTTTACCCCATTCGACAAGACGACGGTTGTACGTGTTGGACTGGTAAAGGCCAAGGGTTGCAAAGGTGAGTATCCAGAATGGAACGAGAAAAAGAAAGTTTAGCAGGTATTGGTAGGCGTATACCTGTGTAAGAAGCGGGCGAGGATCGTACTGTACTCGTAAAACATAGGCAATCGTAAAAGCGCCAAGCAGCACAAGAAAATCGGCAGCAACAAGGATAAGACTATAGAACTTTGTATTCTTTGATGGCATCTATAGCTGTTATTATACCATTTTTTAGTTACACTAGAGATAATGAAAGTCACACGTCTAGAAAAGATATATATCGGAATACTAGTGGCGATATTCGCGGGTATCGTGCTACATGCGCCAATAAGTGTTGGGTTGGGGGTGTTATTTCCCGATTTCAATCTGTTAATAAAATCCTGGAAAGAGATTTTGATGCTCGTGGCGCTTCCACTTGCGATATATATAGCGACGCGTCGTGGCATGTGGGGTCAGCTGGTGCAAGATTGGCTTTTTCATATTATTCTGGCGTTTGCGCTACTTCATGGAGTGCTTGCGGTGGTTTTCTTCCAGGGCACAGCCCCAACGCTCGCCGGTCTTGCGATCGATTTGCGTTTTGTTGCGTTCTTTAGCCTTGTATATATTGCTGTTCGAGCGCTGCCACAGTATAAAGCTCTGTTTATAAAAGTGGCGATTGCAGGTGCGTTCGTAGTAGTAGGGTTTGCGACGCTTCAGTTGTTTTTGCCACCGGATATTTTGTCGCATATTGGTTATAGTCGCGATACGATCATGCCGTATCTTACAGTCGATAAAAACCCGGATTACATCCGTGTTAATAGCACGTTGCGCGGCCCTAACCCGCTGGGGGCGTACGCTGGCGTAGTGTTGGCGTTGGTCACGGCGGCTATCGTGCGCAAGCGTTTTGATCTTGAAAACACGAAAGTGCGAATTGGAATTGTTGTGCTAGCGGTGTGTGGCGCGGTGGCGCTATGGATAAGCTACTCGCGAAGTGCCCTTGTGGCGGGAATCGCCGCGGTGTTGCTGGTGATCGCTATGACGCAACTTCGCAAACTATCGCGCACGGCCTGGATTGCATCGTTTGCTGTTGTGGGCGCTATGGCGGGCGCGCTGGTGTTAAATTGGAATGGCTCGTTGGTCCAGAACGTGCTTCTTCACGAAAGCGAAAATGGCAGCGCAATCAGCTCGAACGACGCGCATGTATCGTCGCTGGCATTTGGCATCGATCGTCTGCTAAACCAGCCTATGGGCGCCGGGGTTGGCAGTACGGGCTCGGCATCACTGCACGGCGACGCGACGGTTATTATCGAAAACCAGTATTTGTTTGTGGCGCACGAGATTGGTTGGCTAGGGCTGGCGCTGTTTGTTGCGCTAAATGTACTAGTTTTTGCCCGATTATGGGGGCAACGCGAAGATTGGCTAAGTCTTGGTTTGTTTGCGGGCGGTATCGGGCTATGTCTTATCGGATTACTTCTACCTGTTTGGGTAGATGACACGGTATCAATTGTATGGTGGGGGCTCGCCGCGGTGGCGCTAGCAGGGGGTAAATATGGCCGAAAATAGAGCAACCAAAAAACAGCACGAACTGCTAGTGTATATCGATGAGTTTATAAAGACGAACGGCTACGGGCCAAGCTACCGCGAGGTAATGCGCGCACTCGACTACAAGTCGGTTTCTACAGTGGCGGTACATGTGAACGGTTTAATTGCGCAGGGGTTACTACTAAAGCGCGATAACTCCGCCCGTTCGTTAGAGGTTGTTGAAGAAAAGCAGGCGGGTGGCGAAGTAAATAAGAATACTTCCCATATTGACTGGCTTAAGCGAGAAATAAAGCTGCGAGAAAGCAAAGAATTCGAAGAAAGTAAGAAGGAGGCGCTGTTATTGCAGAAAGCACTGGCGATTTTACAAAATGAATCAATCGAAACCTGAAACTTTCCCGCTTGACCAAACCCCAGTTTAACAGGTATAATACCCTAGTATTCCGGCATAGCTCAGTGGTAGAGCGGATCGCTGTTAACGATTAGGTCGCTGGTTCGAGCCCAGCTGCCGGAGCCAAGAAAAATGATTCACGTTTGTGGATCTTTTTTCTTTGCGATAATCTTTTTAGTCAGATGTTTATTGATTATGCTAATGTATAATCATTAGTGTGAATAAGCTTATCAGAACTATCGTCGTAGCTTTTGTCTGTTTCGGAAGCTTTAACCTGCTAGTGGGTGCGTATGCTAGGCGGGGCGATCAAGAAGTAAATCTAATCGTATTACTCATTGGGCTAGCTGTCGCCGGAATTGTGTGGATTGGCGATATAATCCAAAGAGATAAGAATCATAAAATACAGTACATAATCAAGCCAATTGACTATGGACTTATCTTCTTATGGGCAATGGCTGTACCACTAGTTCTAAACGAATCGAATATCAGTAGATCTGTGTCTCAAATATTTGCATTAAGGAGGGGTTATCAAGCCTTCGATATAGTGCACTGGTTTGTTGTATTTATATTCATTGCCGCGATAAGCGTGCTCGCAATCAGCCTACTCGCACTTAGTCGCTCGAAGATTCGGTCGTTTCGATTGAGGTGGGTTGCGGTCATTGTTTGCTCTGTATCGTTGATTCTTGCGCTCACGGTTCCGATCGGAACGGTTCATACCGGTAGTTGTGGATGGAACGAGGTTCGCTTAAGTTTATTGAGCGGAGGTCAGAAGGAGTTTGAGGCGGTTAAAGAGCAGGCCAGAGATGCTCAACTACGAAGACAGCAGAGACTTAAAGACAAAGACGCATCTTATGATATTGCCGAGGGCTGCTCGCCTGGTCTGATTTATGTATTGTACATACTATAGGAAAAACAGTACGCAAACTAACCTCTAACTCCCTTGATGGCGCAGATCGATGCTAGTAGCTTTGCCTTGCATCATTGTACTCGGAAAGTTTACGAAGTGCGTCCACTAGTGGGAGCCATGAAAAATGATTCACCATTGGTGGATCATTTTTTCGTTTTAGGGCAAAGCAAAGGCGTGATAATGTTATTCTTAAAGTATGGTTAAAAGTTCTTCTAGGCAAATAGGCAGTGTGCACTTTATCATTATCATCATCTTGGTCGTTACGCTTCTAGGTGTACTTGGATTTGTCTTTTGGCAGAATTTTATTAATAAAAAAGACACTGTTAATACAGAAACGAATAAAACTATTGATACGGCGCAAAATGAGGATAAGTCAAAATCGGATATGCTTACGTATCGGAATGACTCAATTGGTATTGAGTTTAATTATCCTAAAAATTGGATAAAAATAGAGTGTGACAATACTAATATTGAAAATCCGCAAAATAAAGTTTATTTTGGAACAACTAACGATGGACTTTCTATTGTTGATGGTAAGAGCACTCAACTATGTGAAGTCGGGTCTGATTTTCCTCCACAGATGACTTTCTCGATCAGTGATGATATAGATG is a genomic window containing:
- a CDS encoding glycosyltransferase, which encodes MPAPKIAIVAEFLIVMGGAERVVYELHNAFPDAPIYTAIYDEDRVLPEFKKLDVRTTWLQKLPKKIRKMYKLFPTLQVKAFQDLDLSEFDIIITSSYLNANQIRKTRKDQVIISYCHTPARYYWSHYEEYKKNPGYGKLDPIIRLLIPLFVPHQRKLDYEAAQKVDVFIANSTETQKRIKQYYGKPATVVHPPVDVDRFEPARERGDYYMTMGRQLPYKRYDLVVAACTKLGIPLKVFGNGPAHGQLEAIAGPTVSFYTDRFGDASDAELEKALNHAKGWMYAAEEDFGIVQVEALAAGAPVITYGKAGALDIVQDGESGILFYEQSVNAIAEAIQKAEQTTFLPGTLRRKAKRFDKGLFITKIRKIVSDNSR
- a CDS encoding sugar transferase; protein product: MPSKNTKFYSLILVAADFLVLLGAFTIAYVLRVQYDPRPLLTQVYAYQYLLNFLFLVPFWILTFATLGLYQSNTYNRRLVEWGKIAIGTVIGILIVIGWEYFSGQHLFPARLVAVYALIGSFSLILIERELLRLTRSMLFYFGHGTSRVLVIGDSDATRDIADSLSNTYRSGYKIVAIAGPKSVLPPGLDVKHFSSVDRALEQIKQLRITTIIQTDLYASAERNQRILGAAQVNHISYSFIPGEGEFYSGKNTVDVFLGYPMISVSQTPLVGWGAIAKQVFDVIVSFLLIVVLSPLFAVLIILQKILNPGPIFYVSKRLSKFSEPVRLIKFRSMSAKYGKRDAAIEFREMGREDLAQEYEKNRKVVHDPRITKFGQFLRVTSLDELPQLFNVIKGDLSLVGPRPILPQETKFSPNRTALLHSVKSGVTGLWQVSGRSNLSFDERIELELFYAQNWSFWLDIKILFKTVAVVFRKRGAK
- a CDS encoding carboxypeptidase regulatory-like domain-containing protein, which produces MTENEQPEIEETHAPETHLSVAKKNSFKERMGRFFGSKKGKVVSVLVALVVIAGVIYAIPASRYAIAGSFIKRNVHIAVTDSTTQKPVSDAELVLGSFTAKTDANGVVDISNVPAGEYTLRVTKAYYTDMNQAYEVPVFGEAKEVKASLVATGRQVVVSVTNKITKAALMGATVSVGGITSVTNDKGIATMVLPADKDTFDGKVMRDGYNEATVKVKASDQSDANVFTATPSGSLFYLSKKSGKIDVMKSNLDGSGATVIVKGTGNESDNDTRLFPSSDWRYLMLSARRDTSFKGQLYLVDTKTNSLTLVDKGSDSSFSPVGWSDHTFVYSIYRNSKRNWESGRYAIKSYDINTSKIVSIAESQGSGTQVKYEYERLDGPIIVDGKLAYSISWERGEAMYSKTTKKNAVVTVNIDGTNKVKIKEFSMNYYGNVQLRYMSPVKFSIQASSDNKANQYFQYDSGNVSTLNTTDETYWDTSYPLRRTSPDGEKTLWYEARDGKNSIFLGNSAGAAGKEIATESDYTVFGWYSDDYILLTKNSSELYIAAVNKAEDGMTTPVKVANYHKAAGYWGYGGQ